In Kushneria marisflavi, the following are encoded in one genomic region:
- a CDS encoding OsmC family protein, with translation MAIQKKGSAEWKGSLKRGKGVVSTESGALKENPYGFNTRFEGQPGTNPEELIGAAHASCYSMALSMILGQSDLEPESIQTEAIVTLEQDDSGFYVSKVALKTVARIPGADQQTFEKAANDAKEGCPISRLLNADITLDARLEG, from the coding sequence ATGGCCATTCAGAAGAAAGGTTCTGCCGAATGGAAAGGAAGCCTGAAGCGGGGCAAGGGTGTCGTTTCCACCGAAAGTGGTGCGCTCAAGGAAAACCCCTACGGTTTCAATACCCGCTTTGAAGGTCAGCCGGGAACCAACCCGGAAGAACTGATCGGGGCAGCGCATGCCAGCTGTTACTCCATGGCACTGTCCATGATTCTGGGACAGTCCGATCTTGAGCCTGAAAGCATCCAGACAGAGGCGATAGTAACGCTGGAGCAGGACGACAGTGGTTTCTACGTCAGCAAGGTGGCGCTGAAAACGGTGGCCCGTATTCCGGGGGCTGACCAGCAGACTTTCGAAAAGGCCGCCAACGATGCGAAGGAAGGGTGCCCGATCTCGCGTCTGCTTAACGCCGACATCACCCTTGATGCAAGGCTTGAAGGCTGA
- a CDS encoding glucan biosynthesis protein, whose amino-acid sequence MDRRTLLKASAALSALGMSTKSLLARASGNNNRGPGEGVEVALDDKGTDFDFDWLKSHARDMAKSEYKDTTEKLPETLTLDNLDPLEYQAIQYDQNHALWSDRGDAAVQAQFFHVGMQFNQPVRMYSVVDKKAYEIHFRPELFTYEGTGIDVDQLKGHDLGFAGWRVSRNPDFSALANVVSFLGASYFRAIDKNNQFGLSARGLAIDTAMPPEEGQEEFPVFTHFWFDEPPANRARFTVYALLDSPSATGAYKFDIDCQSERVVMGVDANVYPRKSIERLGISPMTSMFLTGTSQRMRRDTIVPQVHDSDRLSIWSGDGEWICRPLYNPDVLQYNTFEDENPRGFGLVQDDHDFEHYRDVVNYYHARPSLWCEPTSEWGKGSITLIELQTMGETVDNIAAFWQPAEPVEAGQELSYSYNLYWSPHPPVKPSVGQVDKTWSGIGAVRDGWIPGEYSPETWARRFAVDFRGAPIKDMPHDANMEAVVSASSGETQVVSVTKLGGPLQMWRAQFDWYPKSEKTDPVTLRVYLRQGDQTLSETWLYQFVPPAPGDRNWDRHG is encoded by the coding sequence ATGGATCGAAGAACTCTACTCAAGGCATCTGCGGCGCTGTCTGCGCTGGGCATGTCGACCAAATCCCTGTTGGCTCGCGCCAGTGGCAACAACAATCGCGGACCGGGTGAAGGGGTCGAGGTGGCGCTGGATGACAAGGGCACCGATTTCGATTTCGACTGGCTCAAGTCGCATGCTCGTGACATGGCCAAATCCGAGTACAAGGACACCACCGAGAAGCTGCCCGAGACGCTGACACTCGACAATCTTGACCCGCTGGAATATCAGGCCATCCAGTACGACCAGAACCATGCCCTGTGGTCCGATCGTGGTGATGCGGCCGTTCAGGCCCAGTTCTTCCACGTCGGCATGCAGTTCAATCAGCCGGTGCGCATGTACAGCGTGGTTGATAAAAAGGCCTATGAGATTCATTTCCGACCCGAGCTCTTCACCTATGAAGGTACGGGCATCGATGTTGATCAGCTCAAGGGCCATGATCTGGGCTTTGCGGGCTGGCGTGTCTCGCGCAATCCGGATTTTTCGGCGCTGGCCAACGTGGTCTCTTTTCTGGGCGCCAGCTATTTTCGGGCCATTGACAAGAACAACCAGTTCGGCCTGTCGGCCCGTGGACTGGCCATCGATACGGCCATGCCGCCGGAAGAGGGACAGGAAGAATTCCCGGTATTTACCCACTTCTGGTTTGATGAGCCGCCGGCCAACCGCGCCCGGTTTACCGTGTATGCCCTGCTGGATTCTCCCAGCGCGACCGGCGCCTACAAGTTCGATATCGACTGCCAGTCCGAGCGAGTAGTGATGGGGGTCGATGCCAACGTCTATCCGCGCAAGAGCATCGAGCGTCTTGGTATTTCTCCCATGACCAGCATGTTCCTGACCGGGACAAGTCAGCGGATGCGTCGCGATACCATTGTGCCTCAGGTACATGATTCCGACCGGCTCTCGATCTGGAGCGGAGATGGCGAGTGGATATGCCGCCCGCTCTATAATCCCGATGTCCTGCAGTACAACACGTTCGAGGACGAAAACCCGCGTGGGTTCGGACTGGTGCAGGATGATCACGATTTCGAACACTATCGCGACGTGGTCAACTATTATCATGCCCGCCCGAGTCTGTGGTGCGAGCCGACCAGTGAATGGGGCAAGGGCTCGATCACGCTGATCGAGCTTCAGACCATGGGGGAAACGGTCGATAACATCGCCGCGTTCTGGCAGCCCGCAGAACCCGTAGAGGCCGGTCAGGAGTTGAGTTACAGCTATAACCTGTACTGGAGCCCGCATCCCCCCGTGAAACCTTCCGTTGGTCAGGTGGACAAGACCTGGAGCGGTATTGGCGCGGTACGTGATGGCTGGATTCCGGGCGAATATTCGCCGGAAACCTGGGCGCGCCGGTTTGCGGTGGACTTTCGCGGTGCGCCCATCAAGGATATGCCGCATGACGCCAACATGGAGGCCGTTGTGTCCGCTTCCAGCGGCGAAACGCAGGTTGTGTCGGTCACAAAGCTGGGTGGGCCGCTTCAAATGTGGCGTGCACAGTTTGACTGGTATCCCAAAAGCGAGAAGACCGACCCGGTGACACTGCGCGTTTATCTACGCCAAGGTGACCAGACACTCAGCGAGACCTGGCTTTATCAGTTCGTACCGCCGGCACCCGGCGATCGTAATTGGGATCGCCACGGCTGA
- a CDS encoding exonuclease SbcCD subunit D produces the protein MKLIHTADWHLGQRFHGQSRHNEHHDFLNWLLETLDERQPDALLIAGDIFDVINPSMAAQSLLYDFLVSAHERQPQLTIVMIAGNHDSSTRIELPAPLLQRLNTHALGRILWHDSGRPDVDRLIVPLTDRQGVTRAWCMALPFLRPAEVTGRTHDGTRPDDEDVSETPGDHYVQGMVRVHDALFEAGLQKREPGQALIAMSHAHLHGASVSEHSERPIVIGGEESLSASLFPPDIAYVALGHLHKPQRVGSDHIRYSGSPLAMDFSETHYPHQVLEVTLEGEQVAEITSLLIPRSVAMHRVGPLPLEEVLETLASSDFVDDTQTDLPRDTWPWLDVRVMLDAPRVDLRPLIEHALKGKAVRLISITTRTSQPPSPDQVCESLDDLGPVDLFGRVWAREYGDAPPDEVIHDVQSLMQTLLDDETPEETP, from the coding sequence ATGAAACTGATTCACACCGCGGACTGGCATCTCGGCCAGCGCTTCCACGGCCAGTCGCGCCACAACGAGCATCACGACTTTCTGAACTGGCTGCTGGAAACACTCGATGAGCGACAGCCCGATGCCCTGCTGATCGCAGGCGATATTTTTGATGTCATCAATCCTTCCATGGCGGCCCAGTCACTGCTGTATGACTTTCTGGTCAGTGCGCACGAACGCCAGCCACAGCTGACCATTGTCATGATTGCCGGCAATCATGACAGCAGCACACGCATCGAACTGCCTGCGCCACTGCTGCAGCGATTGAATACCCATGCGCTGGGTCGCATTCTCTGGCATGACAGCGGCCGGCCCGATGTGGATCGCCTGATCGTTCCCCTGACGGACAGGCAGGGGGTCACTCGCGCCTGGTGCATGGCCCTGCCCTTTCTGCGACCGGCTGAAGTGACCGGAAGAACACATGATGGCACCAGGCCTGACGATGAAGACGTCTCCGAAACGCCCGGTGACCACTATGTTCAGGGCATGGTGCGCGTTCATGACGCACTGTTTGAGGCCGGCCTGCAAAAGCGCGAGCCGGGGCAGGCGCTGATCGCCATGAGCCACGCCCATCTTCATGGTGCCAGCGTCTCCGAACACAGCGAGCGCCCCATTGTGATCGGCGGTGAAGAATCGCTTTCTGCATCGCTGTTCCCGCCCGACATTGCTTATGTGGCGCTTGGACACCTGCATAAACCTCAGCGGGTCGGCAGTGACCATATTCGCTATAGCGGCTCACCATTGGCGATGGATTTCTCCGAAACCCACTACCCGCATCAGGTGCTCGAAGTCACCCTCGAAGGCGAACAGGTTGCGGAAATCACCTCGCTGCTCATCCCTCGCAGTGTCGCCATGCACCGGGTCGGGCCACTGCCGCTTGAAGAGGTGCTAGAGACTCTGGCAAGCAGCGATTTTGTCGATGACACACAAACTGATCTGCCGCGCGACACATGGCCCTGGCTTGACGTGCGTGTGATGCTGGATGCGCCTCGAGTGGATCTGCGCCCACTCATCGAGCACGCGCTCAAGGGCAAGGCCGTACGTCTGATCAGCATCACCACCCGCACGTCGCAGCCACCGTCGCCGGATCAGGTATGCGAATCCCTTGATGATCTGGGTCCCGTGGATCTGTTCGGCCGTGTCTGGGCGAGAGAGTATGGCGATGCACCGCCCGATGAGGTCATCCACGATGTGCAGTCCCTGATGCAAACGCTGCTCGATGATGAGACGCCCGAGGAGACCCCATGA
- a CDS encoding histidine phosphatase family protein — translation MTELLPRPFVFLRHGETFYNRASLIAGSPDVPLTPRGESQAREVGTMLGQASWSHVAVSTMFRARKTARLALPDNELHVYAGLRERHWGELEKTPIQDPMPYFEALEKGESWECFQRRVLEVLNELLTRFECPLVVAHSGVFRVICNVTQGHPYGARIGNVAPVLCQPPLPGHEHWQLTPWQR, via the coding sequence ATGACCGAGCTATTACCGCGTCCCTTCGTCTTCCTTCGCCATGGCGAAACCTTCTACAACCGTGCCAGCCTCATTGCCGGTAGCCCGGATGTGCCCCTGACGCCGCGGGGCGAGTCGCAGGCGCGTGAGGTCGGCACGATGCTTGGACAGGCATCATGGTCTCATGTGGCCGTCAGTACCATGTTTCGAGCCCGCAAGACTGCTCGGCTGGCGCTGCCGGATAATGAACTGCATGTTTATGCCGGGCTTCGAGAACGTCACTGGGGCGAGCTGGAAAAGACGCCCATTCAGGATCCCATGCCTTATTTCGAGGCGTTGGAGAAGGGCGAGTCCTGGGAATGCTTTCAACGCCGGGTGCTGGAAGTCCTCAATGAACTACTGACACGCTTTGAGTGCCCGCTGGTCGTGGCGCACTCCGGTGTTTTTCGGGTGATCTGCAATGTGACTCAGGGCCACCCCTACGGTGCCCGCATCGGCAATGTGGCGCCCGTGCTGTGTCAGCCGCCTTTGCCGGGCCATGAGCACTGGCAGCTCACCCCCTGGCAGCGGTAG
- the tpx gene encoding thiol peroxidase: protein MTTVGYGDGHVEVGGHFPAQGDKAPSFSLTGREMNDVSLEDFAGQRKVLSIVPSIDTGTCATSTRKFNEQASRLENTVVLVISADLPFAAGRFCGAEGLDNVLMLSTFRHHAEFVQAYGVDIQSGRPRGLCARAVIVLDENDRVLHSELVDQIKNEPDYDAALSVL from the coding sequence ATGACGACAGTCGGTTATGGCGATGGCCATGTTGAGGTAGGCGGTCACTTTCCCGCGCAGGGGGACAAGGCCCCATCATTTTCCCTGACAGGACGGGAAATGAACGATGTCTCTCTCGAGGATTTCGCCGGGCAGCGCAAGGTACTTTCGATCGTGCCCAGTATTGATACCGGCACCTGCGCCACCTCCACGCGCAAGTTCAATGAGCAAGCCTCCCGGCTCGAGAATACGGTCGTGCTGGTCATTTCGGCGGATCTGCCTTTTGCAGCCGGTCGCTTTTGCGGCGCGGAAGGACTGGATAATGTACTGATGCTCTCCACGTTTCGTCATCACGCCGAATTTGTGCAGGCCTACGGGGTGGATATTCAAAGCGGCCGACCGCGCGGGCTTTGCGCGCGTGCCGTGATCGTACTAGATGAAAATGATCGGGTACTGCACAGCGAGCTGGTTGATCAGATCAAGAATGAACCCGACTATGACGCTGCACTATCGGTGTTGTAG
- a CDS encoding MFS transporter produces MTRPLGARDIKTLGLSALGGALEFYDFVIFVFFASVVGQLFFPPDMPEWLRLVQTFGIFAAGYIARPIGGVIMAHFGDRLGRKKMFMLSIMLMALPTLIMGLLPTYATIGYLAPILLLAMRMLQGAAIGGEAPGAWVFVTEHVPARHTAFATSTLSAGLVAGILLGSFMATGLNYVMSDETLHSWGWRVPFLVGGVLGFVTLYLRRYLHETPVFTEMQENKALSEELPMRTLLRDYRPGVAISMIATWLLTAAVVVTILMTPTLLQSFAGIDRGLTLQANCVAIVCLIIGCLSAGALADRIGDGIVLMLSCAGLGITYFYFFWLMHHDVTLLFPLYALVGFFGGLTGIVPAIAVKSFPAAIRFTGLSFSYNVAYAIAGGLTPMIVTTSIEKLPMSPAWYVAGVMSVGVVMGLFLARRHYHYRAQAAH; encoded by the coding sequence GTGACGCGTCCATTGGGCGCCCGCGATATCAAGACACTGGGGCTTTCCGCACTGGGCGGTGCGCTTGAGTTCTACGATTTCGTTATCTTCGTTTTCTTTGCAAGCGTGGTCGGCCAGCTCTTCTTTCCGCCTGACATGCCCGAGTGGCTGCGTCTGGTACAGACCTTTGGCATCTTTGCCGCCGGCTACATTGCCCGACCCATCGGTGGCGTCATCATGGCGCACTTCGGTGATCGGCTGGGTCGCAAGAAGATGTTCATGCTCTCCATCATGCTCATGGCCCTGCCGACGCTGATCATGGGGCTTCTGCCCACCTATGCCACCATCGGCTATCTGGCACCGATTCTGCTGCTGGCCATGCGCATGCTGCAGGGGGCCGCCATCGGCGGCGAAGCGCCCGGCGCCTGGGTATTCGTGACCGAGCATGTGCCGGCCCGTCACACCGCCTTTGCCACCAGCACCCTGTCTGCGGGGCTGGTCGCCGGAATTCTGCTGGGGTCTTTCATGGCGACTGGTCTGAATTACGTCATGAGCGACGAGACCCTGCATAGCTGGGGCTGGCGTGTACCGTTTCTGGTCGGTGGGGTACTGGGCTTTGTGACGCTTTATCTGCGTCGCTACCTGCACGAGACGCCGGTATTTACCGAAATGCAGGAGAACAAGGCGCTGTCCGAAGAGCTGCCCATGCGCACCCTGTTGCGTGACTATCGCCCGGGTGTGGCCATTTCGATGATCGCGACCTGGCTTTTGACCGCCGCTGTGGTGGTCACGATCCTGATGACACCGACGCTGTTGCAAAGCTTTGCCGGCATTGACCGCGGTCTGACCCTTCAGGCGAACTGTGTGGCGATCGTCTGTCTGATCATTGGCTGTCTCAGTGCCGGGGCGCTGGCCGACAGGATCGGGGATGGCATCGTGCTGATGCTTTCCTGCGCGGGTCTGGGCATCACCTATTTCTATTTTTTCTGGCTGATGCATCACGACGTGACGCTGCTGTTCCCGCTCTACGCGCTGGTAGGCTTTTTCGGCGGGCTGACCGGGATCGTACCGGCCATTGCCGTCAAGTCGTTTCCGGCCGCCATTCGCTTCACGGGACTTTCGTTTTCCTACAACGTGGCTTATGCCATCGCCGGTGGTCTGACGCCAATGATCGTGACCACCTCGATCGAAAAACTGCCAATGTCGCCTGCCTGGTATGTGGCCGGCGTCATGAGTGTCGGTGTGGTCATGGGGCTTTTTCTGGCCAGGCGCCACTATCACTACCGTGCTCAGGCCGCACACTAA
- the argE gene encoding acetylornithine deacetylase, giving the protein MTTSPASLPATARDILATLVDFDLLSRQSNLALIEWVEQYLDAYGISHERIASDDGERFNLLARIGPDVAGGVVLSGHTDVVPVEGQQWQSDPFTLTERDGRLYGRGSCDMKGFLACALSGVPDWSRRELKRPIWLAFSYDEEIGCLGAPRMIEHLVKHHPAPSAVIIGEPTLMAPVILQKGITTLRTIIHGVPSHSSQVNQGISAIHIAARLVSRIEDIMSELAEEGSLDDAFNVPHSSLHVGTIKGGNAINIMAQHCEFDWEIRHLPEEGFEAVYQRFREYSDELETTLKGVNADFAIETTTLTDTVPGLENRNNEEALALLEKLGVREPGQAVAYATEAGQFQRAGLQAVICGPGSIEQAHRADEFISLEQLERGERLMQSLGPIMAE; this is encoded by the coding sequence ATGACGACATCCCCTGCCTCACTGCCTGCCACTGCCCGGGACATTCTCGCCACCCTTGTTGATTTTGATCTGCTGTCTCGCCAGTCCAATCTGGCCCTGATCGAGTGGGTCGAACAGTATCTGGATGCCTATGGCATCAGTCACGAGCGGATCGCCAGCGATGACGGTGAGCGCTTTAATCTACTGGCCCGAATCGGGCCCGATGTGGCCGGTGGCGTCGTGCTGTCCGGTCATACCGATGTTGTCCCCGTCGAGGGCCAGCAGTGGCAAAGTGATCCCTTCACCCTGACCGAGCGTGACGGTCGTCTTTACGGCCGGGGCAGCTGTGACATGAAGGGCTTTCTGGCCTGTGCCCTGTCAGGTGTGCCGGACTGGTCCCGACGCGAGCTCAAGCGTCCCATCTGGCTGGCGTTTTCCTATGATGAGGAGATTGGCTGTCTGGGCGCGCCCCGAATGATCGAGCATCTGGTCAAACACCATCCTGCCCCATCCGCCGTTATTATCGGTGAGCCGACCCTGATGGCCCCGGTGATCCTGCAAAAGGGGATCACCACGCTTAGAACGATCATTCATGGCGTACCGTCCCATTCAAGCCAGGTCAACCAAGGCATTTCGGCCATTCACATTGCAGCGCGTCTTGTCAGCCGCATCGAGGACATCATGAGCGAGCTGGCCGAGGAAGGGTCACTGGATGATGCCTTCAACGTGCCCCATTCAAGTCTGCATGTGGGCACCATCAAGGGCGGCAACGCTATCAACATCATGGCGCAGCACTGCGAGTTCGACTGGGAAATTCGACATCTGCCCGAGGAAGGCTTCGAAGCTGTCTACCAGCGCTTTCGCGAATACAGCGATGAGCTTGAGACCACTCTCAAGGGCGTCAATGCCGATTTTGCCATCGAGACCACCACACTGACCGATACCGTGCCGGGGCTTGAAAATCGCAACAACGAAGAGGCGCTCGCGCTGCTGGAAAAGCTGGGCGTTCGTGAACCCGGTCAGGCCGTCGCCTATGCCACCGAAGCCGGGCAGTTTCAACGGGCCGGTCTACAGGCCGTCATCTGTGGTCCCGGCAGCATCGAGCAGGCACATCGAGCTGATGAATTCATTTCGCTCGAACAGCTCGAGCGTGGCGAGCGCCTGATGCAATCGCTGGGACCGATCATGGCGGAATGA
- a CDS encoding RcnB family protein: MRMCPAFLTIPLSLGLVLVMLQSPAQAATQPQQGYQSSPGASVMREPQSGPKVDRRLVIRTLMAHREDFKRQTFEVVAPPLQIGDRIPENVESEQLPDAVKQALPRYEGYAWRRIGNDVVLIGIASDTFYDIFPGVLKEPETP, translated from the coding sequence ATGCGTATGTGCCCAGCGTTTTTGACCATACCCCTGAGTCTGGGACTTGTGCTGGTGATGCTTCAGAGCCCGGCACAGGCCGCCACTCAGCCTCAGCAGGGGTATCAGTCCTCACCGGGGGCAAGTGTCATGCGTGAACCCCAGAGCGGCCCGAAAGTCGACCGCCGCCTGGTCATTCGAACGCTGATGGCACATCGAGAAGACTTCAAGCGTCAGACCTTTGAGGTGGTAGCGCCACCACTACAAATAGGGGATCGAATTCCGGAAAATGTCGAAAGCGAGCAGCTCCCCGACGCGGTCAAGCAGGCACTGCCCCGCTATGAAGGTTACGCCTGGCGCCGTATCGGCAACGATGTTGTGCTCATCGGCATCGCCTCTGATACCTTCTACGATATCTTCCCGGGCGTACTGAAAGAGCCCGAGACGCCTTAA